A window of Panicum virgatum strain AP13 chromosome 8K, P.virgatum_v5, whole genome shotgun sequence contains these coding sequences:
- the LOC120644230 gene encoding WAT1-related protein At5g64700-like, translated as MEKLRFKTVTGSLKVAGILLSVGGTMFLSFYKGRSLHLWGSILHYHSYEKEYAANHHVRGTVLLLGSSLAFACWYPIQSMVNKVYPHKYWSSLVTCFLGGLQTTLIGIILRRDGNTWKLGWDLQLLTIVYTGVLATAVRYNLESWAVTKRGPVYPPMFIPLITVFTTVLGSIFLGDAITIGSLLGAAIVITGLYIFLWGKSKELHRK; from the exons ATGGAGAAATTGCGATTCAAGACTGTGACCGGATCACTGAAGGTAGCAGGCATcctgctttctgtaggaggtaCAATGTTCCTTAGCTTTTACAAGGGCAGGAGTCTGCATCTTTGGGGTTCTATTTTACATTACCACTCATACGAGAAGGAATATGCTGCAAACCATCATGTAAGAGGAACAGTCCTCTTGCTAGGCAGCAGCCTCGCCTTTGCATGCTGGTACCCAATTCAG TCAATGGTCAATAAAGTGTATCCACATAAGTATTGGTCATCCCTGGTGACATGTTTTCTTGGAGGACTTCAGACAACACTAATTGGAATAATACTAAGAAGAGATGGGAATACCTGGAAGCTTGGATGGGATCTACAACTTCTGACCATTGTGTACACG GGGGTATTGGCAACAGCAGTGAGATACAATCTGGAGTCATGGGCCGTTACCAAGCGAGGCCCAGTGTACCCACCAATGTTTATCCCATTGATAACTGTCTTCACTACTGTTTTGGGCTCCATATTTTTAGGGGATGCAATTACCATTGGAAG CCTCCTTGGTGCAGCAATAGTAATAACGGGGCTCTACATTTTCCTCTGGGGTAAATCAAAAGAGCTGCACAGAAAGTAA